One genomic region from Gossypium hirsutum isolate 1008001.06 chromosome D13, Gossypium_hirsutum_v2.1, whole genome shotgun sequence encodes:
- the LOC107920257 gene encoding uncharacterized protein isoform X1 yields MGTKVQSKSFLPGFYSMRDFNEDSNGCSWPLYYRDKTLTNSQYYNSFFPRAIADAYPEYDKDRLKRTMLEHEAIFHNQVSELHRLYRIQRDLMDEVKKKELQKDQVPTGPSLSSSLLASQITSEVAHKCHTPNFPVANSVCGRPSISGVEDAHSRLISVKGSSIQAGPFLSQNGVNLKDVEVLECRPTKVRRKMFDLQLPADTYIDIEEAEEFRNDTASGFSTYLPNGNGKIEPESGGKPFRNGVGKTSCHGDGSKSDACSKGKSCLADLNEPVEIEETNGSAHSHFVRHDRYHRGHELSAKPKPELLGFPKDISVNFHRQSDNRSITNLHVENNENARGIFCNVLEAGHSKGNSKSISQSFQPQKLPVPYQQVQVLFEKAHDPPTFSLTDGSKADFSRDRMLQSFEVSGRNHEISNNSYPESNMISKVSLNLFASSDTVNPWSHSISSLEKPSSSLNQKSLSVQTHPSLNSYGPYGKSSGISPHSNESFSEKRQESSNSKLNPAFGSEFSYRNGFHYGSSSGSKELGVQLLSTSYGSNVGKVVSEQFPTHGSTMPYNCSNVVDMKPAIDVNLNVVLSNNSSNMPVTQRGPQIDLQRKHEDHLPGLPWLRAKPACKNEAISARRDLNLNVGESIFFQSSSKKSTNKNETGNGFSQIFPQNVKSISSSNNADANRSEISECLHDKRILGVPIFEKHYVSENESSFTSPYVSGSQPSEGEAENKGKNMLLDINLPCDVSLDASQDNVAENSAIEKEADMKISSFGHQIDLNSCAVEDEASFILNVPSTGRKMTGGIDLEAPLIPEPEDVIDGEELSEKAHDLPLVSAESRDESLQDGPMKSAAEAIVAISSSGHCSHLDDVNCNSSETSTTNPLNWFAETVSSFGKDLDSKLEAISRDKDGGRDESSLEDIDSFESMVLRLAETKEEDYMPEPLVPENFKVEETGSTSLLTIRTRKGQGRRGRQRRDFQKDILPGLASLSRHEVTQDLQTFGGLMRATGHSWNSGLTRRNCGRGRRRSITTSPPASAAATSRTPLMQQLNNTELGLDDGSLTGWGKTTRRPRRQRCPAGNLPSLALT; encoded by the exons ATGGGAACAAAAGTTCAGTCGAAAAGCTTTTTGCCAGGATTTTACTCAATGAGGGATTTCAACGAGGACTCTAATGGTTGTAGCTGGCCACTTTATTACAGGGATAAAACCTTGACAAACAGTCAGTACTACAATAGCTTTTTCCCGAGGGCCATTGCAGATGCGTATCCTGAGTATGATAAGGACCGATTGAAGAGAACAATGCTTGAGCATGAGGCTATATTTCATAATCAG GTTTCCGAGCTTCATCGCCTGTACAGAATACAAAGGGACTTGATGGAtgaagtgaaaaagaaagaattacAAAAAGATCAGGTTCCTACTGGACCATCATTATCATCAAGCTTGTTAGCGTCGCAAATTACAAGTGAAGTTGCTCACAAATGTCATACCCCCAACTTCCCCGTGGCAAATTCTGTTTGTGGTAGACCATCTATTTCTGGAGTTGAAGATGCTCATTCTCGCCTTATTTCCGTGAAGGGAAGCAGCATCCAAGCTGGTCCCTTTTTGTCCCAAAATGGAGTTAATTTAAAGGATGTTGAGGTGCTAGAGTGCAGGCCTACAAAAGTGAGAAGGAAAATGTTTGATCTTCAACTTCCGGCAGATACATACATTGATATTGAAGAAGCAGAAGAGTTTCGGAATGACACAGCATCCGGCTTTTCAACTTATCTtccaaatggaaatgggaaaattGAGCCAGAGAGTGGTGGGAAGCCATTTCGTAATGGTGTTGGAAAGACTAGTTGCCACGGAGATGGATCAAAATCTGATGCATGTTCGAAGGGAAAAAGTTGTTTGGCTGACTTGAATGAGCCAGTTGAGATTGAAGAAACCAATGGTTCTGCACATTCTCACTTTGTACGCCATGATCGCTATCATAGAGGTCATGAACTGTCAGCTAAACCAAAGCCAGAACTTCTTGGTTTCCCAAAAGACATTTCTGTGAATTTTCATCGCCAAAGTGATAATCGGTCCATAACTAATTTGCATGTTGAAAACAATGAGAATGCTAGAGGAATCTTTTGCAATGTGCTTGAAGCTG GGCACAGTAAAGGCAACTCAAAGTCTATTTCACAAAGTTTTCAGCCACAGAAGTTGCCTGTACCGTACCAGCAAGTACAGGTTCTTTTCGAGAAAGCTCATGATCCACCAACGTTTTCACTAACTGACGGAAGCAAGGCGGATTTCTCAAGAGACAGAATGCTTcaaagttttgaagtttcggGAAGAAACCATGAAATCTCCAATAACAGCTATCCAGAGTCAAACATGATTTCTAAGGTTAGTTTGAATCTGTTTGCTTCTTCTGATACGGTAAATCCATGGTCTCATTCGATTTCTTCTTTGGAAAAGCCTTCGAGCAGCTTGAACCAGAAGTCATTGTCAGTTCAGACTCACCCATCTTTGAATTCATATGGTCCTTATGGTAAGAGTTCTGGCATATCACCCCATAGCAATGAGAGTTTCAGTGAGAAAAGGCAAGAAAGTAGCAATTCTAAACTTAACCCTGCTTTTGGAAGTGAATTTTCCTATCGGAACGGTTTTCATTATGGATCCTCGTCGGGGTCCAAGGAACTTGGAGTTCAGCTCCTTTCTACCAGTTATGGTAGTAATGTTGGTAAGGTGGTCTCTGAGCAATTCCCTACTCATGGTTCGACTATGCCTTACAACTGCTCAAACGTTGTTGATATGAAGCCTGCTATCGATGTGAATTTGAATGTGGTGCTTTCAAACAATTCATCTAACATGCCAGTTACGCAACGAGGTCCTCAAATAGATTTACAAAGAAAGCATGAAGACCATCTACCAGGGCTGCCATGGCTAAGGGCCAAGCCTGCTTGTAAGAATGAGGCGATAAGTGCAAGAAGGGACTTGAACTTGAACGTTGGAGAGTCAATCTTCTTTCAATCTTCTTCGAAGAAATCGACCAATAAAAATGAGACTGGAAATGGTTTCAGTCAAATTTTTCCACAGAATGTGAAGTCAATTTCATCCTCCAACAATGCTGATGCCAACAGGAGTGAAATAAGTGAATGTCTGCATGATAAAAGGATTTTAGGGGTTcccatttttgaaaaacattatgTTTCTGAGAACGAGTCTTCTTTTACCTCCCCATATGTATCTGGTTCTCAACCATCTGAAGGTGAAGCAGAAAATAAGGGGAAAAATATGTTACTTGATATTAACTTACCTTGTGATGTGTCTCTTGACGCGAGCCAAGACAATGTTGCAGAGAATTCAGCCATAGAGAAGGAAGCAGATATGAAGATATCAAGTTTCGGACATCAAATTGACTTGAACTCGTGTGCTGTTGAGGATGAAGCTTCTTTTATACTGAATGTTCCAAGCACTGGTAGGAAGATGACTGGAGGAATAGATTTGGAAGCTCCACTCATTCCCGAACCTGAGGATGTCATTGATGGAGAAGAATTATCAGAAAAGGCACATGACTTACCTCTGGTATCAGCAGAAAGCCGAGATGAGTCCTTGCAGGATGGACCTATGAAGAGTGCAGCTGAGGCAATAGTGGCCATCTCATCATCCGGTCATTGCAGTCATTTGGATGATGTCAATTGCAATTCATCTGAAACTTCTACAACAAACCCCCTTAACTGGTTCGCTGAGACAGTTTCCTCTTTCGGCAAGGACCTTGATAGCAAGTTGGAGGCTATTTCGAGAGATAAAGATGGGGGTCGAGATGAATCTTCTTTAGAAGATATTGATTCCTTTGAATCAATGGTTTTGAGACTAGCAGAAACCAAGGAAGAGGATTACATGCCGGAGCCTCTAGTTCCCGAAAACTTTAAAGTGGAAGAAACAGGAAGTACCTCATTGTTAACAATACGAACACGAAAGGGCCAAGGAAGGCGAGGAAGGCAGCGGAGGGACTTCCAAAAGGACATCCTTCCAGGTCTTGCTTCTCTATCAAGGCACGAGGTCACACAAGATCTTCAAACATTTGGAGGGCTTATGAGAGCAACAGGTCATTCATGGAATTCTGGATTGACGAGAAGAAATTGTGGTAGGGGGAGGCGACGTTCGATAACTACCTCCCCTCCTGCTTCAGCAGCGGCCACAAGTCGCACACCATTAATGCAGCAGCTTAATAACACCGAATTGGGGCTCGACGATGGAAGCCTTACTGGATGGGGGAAGACAACTAGACGTCCTCGCAGGCAAAGATGTCCCGCAGGTAACCTACCATCTCTTGCATTAACCTAA
- the LOC107920257 gene encoding uncharacterized protein isoform X2 — protein MGTKVQSKSFLPGFYSMRDFNEDSNGCSWPLYYRDKTLTNSQYYNSFFPRAIADAYPEYDKDRLKRTMLEHEAIFHNQVSELHRLYRIQRDLMDEVKKKELQKDQVPTGPSLSSSLLASQITSEVAHKCHTPNFPVANSVCGRPSISGVEDAHSRLISVKGSSIQAGPFLSQNGVNLKDVEVLECRPTKVRRKMFDLQLPADTYIDIEEAEEFRNDTASGFSTYLPNGNGKIEPESGGKPFRNGVGKTSCHGDGSKSDACSKGKSCLADLNEPVEIEETNGSAHSHFVRHDRYHRGHELSAKPKPELLGFPKDISVNFHRQSDNRSITNLHVENNENARGIFCNVLEAGHSKGNSKSISQSFQPQKLPVPYQQVQVLFEKAHDPPTFSLTDGSKADFSRDRMLQSFEVSGRNHEISNNSYPESNMISKPSSSLNQKSLSVQTHPSLNSYGPYGKSSGISPHSNESFSEKRQESSNSKLNPAFGSEFSYRNGFHYGSSSGSKELGVQLLSTSYGSNVGKVVSEQFPTHGSTMPYNCSNVVDMKPAIDVNLNVVLSNNSSNMPVTQRGPQIDLQRKHEDHLPGLPWLRAKPACKNEAISARRDLNLNVGESIFFQSSSKKSTNKNETGNGFSQIFPQNVKSISSSNNADANRSEISECLHDKRILGVPIFEKHYVSENESSFTSPYVSGSQPSEGEAENKGKNMLLDINLPCDVSLDASQDNVAENSAIEKEADMKISSFGHQIDLNSCAVEDEASFILNVPSTGRKMTGGIDLEAPLIPEPEDVIDGEELSEKAHDLPLVSAESRDESLQDGPMKSAAEAIVAISSSGHCSHLDDVNCNSSETSTTNPLNWFAETVSSFGKDLDSKLEAISRDKDGGRDESSLEDIDSFESMVLRLAETKEEDYMPEPLVPENFKVEETGSTSLLTIRTRKGQGRRGRQRRDFQKDILPGLASLSRHEVTQDLQTFGGLMRATGHSWNSGLTRRNCGRGRRRSITTSPPASAAATSRTPLMQQLNNTELGLDDGSLTGWGKTTRRPRRQRCPAGNLPSLALT, from the exons ATGGGAACAAAAGTTCAGTCGAAAAGCTTTTTGCCAGGATTTTACTCAATGAGGGATTTCAACGAGGACTCTAATGGTTGTAGCTGGCCACTTTATTACAGGGATAAAACCTTGACAAACAGTCAGTACTACAATAGCTTTTTCCCGAGGGCCATTGCAGATGCGTATCCTGAGTATGATAAGGACCGATTGAAGAGAACAATGCTTGAGCATGAGGCTATATTTCATAATCAG GTTTCCGAGCTTCATCGCCTGTACAGAATACAAAGGGACTTGATGGAtgaagtgaaaaagaaagaattacAAAAAGATCAGGTTCCTACTGGACCATCATTATCATCAAGCTTGTTAGCGTCGCAAATTACAAGTGAAGTTGCTCACAAATGTCATACCCCCAACTTCCCCGTGGCAAATTCTGTTTGTGGTAGACCATCTATTTCTGGAGTTGAAGATGCTCATTCTCGCCTTATTTCCGTGAAGGGAAGCAGCATCCAAGCTGGTCCCTTTTTGTCCCAAAATGGAGTTAATTTAAAGGATGTTGAGGTGCTAGAGTGCAGGCCTACAAAAGTGAGAAGGAAAATGTTTGATCTTCAACTTCCGGCAGATACATACATTGATATTGAAGAAGCAGAAGAGTTTCGGAATGACACAGCATCCGGCTTTTCAACTTATCTtccaaatggaaatgggaaaattGAGCCAGAGAGTGGTGGGAAGCCATTTCGTAATGGTGTTGGAAAGACTAGTTGCCACGGAGATGGATCAAAATCTGATGCATGTTCGAAGGGAAAAAGTTGTTTGGCTGACTTGAATGAGCCAGTTGAGATTGAAGAAACCAATGGTTCTGCACATTCTCACTTTGTACGCCATGATCGCTATCATAGAGGTCATGAACTGTCAGCTAAACCAAAGCCAGAACTTCTTGGTTTCCCAAAAGACATTTCTGTGAATTTTCATCGCCAAAGTGATAATCGGTCCATAACTAATTTGCATGTTGAAAACAATGAGAATGCTAGAGGAATCTTTTGCAATGTGCTTGAAGCTG GGCACAGTAAAGGCAACTCAAAGTCTATTTCACAAAGTTTTCAGCCACAGAAGTTGCCTGTACCGTACCAGCAAGTACAGGTTCTTTTCGAGAAAGCTCATGATCCACCAACGTTTTCACTAACTGACGGAAGCAAGGCGGATTTCTCAAGAGACAGAATGCTTcaaagttttgaagtttcggGAAGAAACCATGAAATCTCCAATAACAGCTATCCAGAGTCAAACATGATTTCTAAG CCTTCGAGCAGCTTGAACCAGAAGTCATTGTCAGTTCAGACTCACCCATCTTTGAATTCATATGGTCCTTATGGTAAGAGTTCTGGCATATCACCCCATAGCAATGAGAGTTTCAGTGAGAAAAGGCAAGAAAGTAGCAATTCTAAACTTAACCCTGCTTTTGGAAGTGAATTTTCCTATCGGAACGGTTTTCATTATGGATCCTCGTCGGGGTCCAAGGAACTTGGAGTTCAGCTCCTTTCTACCAGTTATGGTAGTAATGTTGGTAAGGTGGTCTCTGAGCAATTCCCTACTCATGGTTCGACTATGCCTTACAACTGCTCAAACGTTGTTGATATGAAGCCTGCTATCGATGTGAATTTGAATGTGGTGCTTTCAAACAATTCATCTAACATGCCAGTTACGCAACGAGGTCCTCAAATAGATTTACAAAGAAAGCATGAAGACCATCTACCAGGGCTGCCATGGCTAAGGGCCAAGCCTGCTTGTAAGAATGAGGCGATAAGTGCAAGAAGGGACTTGAACTTGAACGTTGGAGAGTCAATCTTCTTTCAATCTTCTTCGAAGAAATCGACCAATAAAAATGAGACTGGAAATGGTTTCAGTCAAATTTTTCCACAGAATGTGAAGTCAATTTCATCCTCCAACAATGCTGATGCCAACAGGAGTGAAATAAGTGAATGTCTGCATGATAAAAGGATTTTAGGGGTTcccatttttgaaaaacattatgTTTCTGAGAACGAGTCTTCTTTTACCTCCCCATATGTATCTGGTTCTCAACCATCTGAAGGTGAAGCAGAAAATAAGGGGAAAAATATGTTACTTGATATTAACTTACCTTGTGATGTGTCTCTTGACGCGAGCCAAGACAATGTTGCAGAGAATTCAGCCATAGAGAAGGAAGCAGATATGAAGATATCAAGTTTCGGACATCAAATTGACTTGAACTCGTGTGCTGTTGAGGATGAAGCTTCTTTTATACTGAATGTTCCAAGCACTGGTAGGAAGATGACTGGAGGAATAGATTTGGAAGCTCCACTCATTCCCGAACCTGAGGATGTCATTGATGGAGAAGAATTATCAGAAAAGGCACATGACTTACCTCTGGTATCAGCAGAAAGCCGAGATGAGTCCTTGCAGGATGGACCTATGAAGAGTGCAGCTGAGGCAATAGTGGCCATCTCATCATCCGGTCATTGCAGTCATTTGGATGATGTCAATTGCAATTCATCTGAAACTTCTACAACAAACCCCCTTAACTGGTTCGCTGAGACAGTTTCCTCTTTCGGCAAGGACCTTGATAGCAAGTTGGAGGCTATTTCGAGAGATAAAGATGGGGGTCGAGATGAATCTTCTTTAGAAGATATTGATTCCTTTGAATCAATGGTTTTGAGACTAGCAGAAACCAAGGAAGAGGATTACATGCCGGAGCCTCTAGTTCCCGAAAACTTTAAAGTGGAAGAAACAGGAAGTACCTCATTGTTAACAATACGAACACGAAAGGGCCAAGGAAGGCGAGGAAGGCAGCGGAGGGACTTCCAAAAGGACATCCTTCCAGGTCTTGCTTCTCTATCAAGGCACGAGGTCACACAAGATCTTCAAACATTTGGAGGGCTTATGAGAGCAACAGGTCATTCATGGAATTCTGGATTGACGAGAAGAAATTGTGGTAGGGGGAGGCGACGTTCGATAACTACCTCCCCTCCTGCTTCAGCAGCGGCCACAAGTCGCACACCATTAATGCAGCAGCTTAATAACACCGAATTGGGGCTCGACGATGGAAGCCTTACTGGATGGGGGAAGACAACTAGACGTCCTCGCAGGCAAAGATGTCCCGCAGGTAACCTACCATCTCTTGCATTAACCTAA